A section of the Pochonia chlamydosporia 170 chromosome Unknown PCv3seq00025, whole genome shotgun sequence genome encodes:
- a CDS encoding transposase-like protein (similar to Beauveria bassiana ARSEF 2860 XP_008602358.1) produces MSSVFDHSDSASAIDIGHSTGHLDDPNSVIDTEATSSPAPSSSPALTAPRPRTSPIWQYCRREEGKAVPAAWVDSNGTKWWHCQPCFDKKRPKRYNYSGGSSVIVNHLRKEHHIMIAGRQESRREVTQSRLGDITAFLAKDTPSLIKKRKATAEEDALDQATLRELYCRYTVACSLPFAHAEQPAFRDLIRYIRPASDDLLPRSGDTVRTDLQRAYINKEFVKRALQNALSSIHVVPDNWTSPNCLGVIGFTVQFVTEDHGLLSLVVRIKELEGQHSGENMAEAIMEFIREYGIASKVGYFMMDNASNMNTMIDKVSDDLEREFDVFYDPLPHRLRCFGHIISMAVMEFLIGKRPPTTNPYHGPSNEGVEQWRKRGAIGQLHNIVVYITWTPQRLQTFTTLSDGLRLRRDNDTRWNSWYGMVEWALRPKVRQAITIFCAQEPALQDDALTPSDWATLAEIHKFLEPFYDATIANEGMRDSISDILPTMDYLLHHIEAARKATALPHLAAMMETAWAKLADYYELTEDSPVYSAATVLNPSLKWAYMEKTWEDKIEWIERAKARVGQLWRETYKSTTSCPVLRPGSAQQTTTRRLNGYKMWMKEQRATIFNMDDDEYEVYCREPVMMVSDPLKWWLESAQRRRFPNLSLMAIDILSIAPMSTETERLFSKAKLSVTDQRGSMNVETLNLLECLRSWDCSALIIPSESHYVGQTDADVIIDTVESGT; encoded by the coding sequence ATGTCTTCCGTCTTTGATCACTCTGACTCTGCTAGTGCTATTGACATCGGTCACAGCACAGGCCATCTGGATGATCCTAACTCTGTTATCGATACAGAAGCCACCTCGTCGCCGGCACCATCGTCCTCGCCAGCTCTTACCGCTCCCCGCCCTAGGACATCTCCCATTTGGCAGTACTGtcgaagagaagaaggcaaggcTGTCCCGGCGGCCTGGGTTGATTCCAACGGAACAAAATGGTGGCATTGCCAGCCATGCTTTGATAAGAAAAGACCAAAGAGATACAATTACTCTGGAGGGTCGTCCGTCATCGTCAATCACTTGCGAAAGGAGCACCATATCATGATTGCTGGAAGACAGGAGTCTAGGCGGGAAGTAACGCAAAGTCGCCTTGGAGATATCACTGCCTTCCTGGCCAAAGATACGCCTTCCTTAATCAAGAAACGCAAGGCGACCGCAGAGGAGGATGCTCTGGACCAGGCCACACTGCGCGAATTGTACTGCCGCTACACAGTAGCCTGCAGCCTCCCCTTTGCTCATGCCGAGCAACCAGCCTTTCGTGACCTAATCCGGTATATTCGCCCGGCTTCCGATGATCTCCTCCCAAGGTCTGGCGATACGGTTAGGACCGACTTGCAAAGGGCCTACATCAACAAGGAGTTTGTTAAAAGGGCCTTGCAGAATGCCCTCTCGTCGATTCACGTCGTCCCCGACAATTGGACATCGCCAAATTGTTTAGGAGTAATAGGCTTCACTGTTCAGTTTGTCACTGAAGATCACGGTTTGCTGTCCCTTGTGGTGAGGATAAAAGAATTAGAAGGCCAGCACAGCGGCGAGAACATGGCAGAAGCAATCATGGAGTTCATACGAGAATACGGAATAGCCTCAAAGGTGGGATACTTCATGATGGATAATGCCAGCAATATGAACACCATGATCGACAAGGTTTCCGACGACTTGGAACGTGAGTTTGACGTTTTCTACgatcctcttcctcaccgACTTCGCTGTTTCGGCCACATAATCAGCATGGCCGTGATGGAATTTCTCATCGGAAAACGACCGCCTACAACAAACCCCTACCACGGGCCATCCAACGAGGGAGTCGAGCAGTGGAGAAAGCGAGGGGCAATAGGCCAACTGCACAATATCGTAGTCTATATCACTTGGACCCCACAACGGCTCCAAACATTCACCACTCTCAGCGACGGTCTCAGACTGCGACGTGATAATGACACCCGCTGGAACTCGTGGTATGGAATGGTTGAGTGGGCTCTCCGGCCCAAAGTACGGCAGGCCATCACCATATTTTGTGCGCAAGAGCCGGCTCTGCAGGACGATGCTCTGACCCCGTCTGACTGGGCAACTTTGGCCGAGATTCACAAATTCCTCGAACCATTTTACGATGCTACAATAGCCAACGAAGGCATGAGAGATTCCATCTCGGACATTCTGCCTACCATGGACTATCTCCTGCATCACATTGAGGCTGCCAGGAAGGCCACCGCCCTTCCCCACTTGGCTGcaatgatggagactgcCTGGGCTAAACTGGCCGACTACTACGAATTGACGGAAGACTCACCAGTCTATTCGGCAGCGACAGTATTAAACCCGTCTCTTAAGTGGGCATATATGGAGAAGACTTGGGAGGACAAAATTGAATGGATTGAGAGAGCTAAAGCTCGCGTAGGGCAGTTGTGGAGGGAGACGTACAAATCAACCACCTCCTGCCCAGTTCTTCGTCCGGGCTCCGCACAACAGACAACTACAAGGCGACTAAACGGATACAAAATGTGGATGAAAGAGCAAAGGGCCACTATTTTCAAcatggatgacgacgagtACGAAGTGTATTGCCGTGAACCTGTGATGATGGTATCAGATCCGTTGAAATGGTGGTTAGAGTCAGCGCAGCGCCGACGGTTTCCTAACTTATCTTTGATGGCCATCGACATTCTATCGATTGCGCCCATGTCTACGGAGACAGAGCGACTtttctccaaagccaaactTTCGGTAACCGACCAGCGAGGATCTATGAATGTTGAAACGTTGAATCTATTGGAGTGCCTACGATCCTGGGATTGTAGTGCTCTAATTATTCCGT